The following are from one region of the Sandaracinus amylolyticus genome:
- a CDS encoding response regulator codes for MNRVPPAERCPILVVDDDADVVTLARKVLEHAGWLVEATTDPRQALEIAKRVRPCLVLVDLMMPHMDGEELLFALRAAFKGDAMPKIALISAAYSRTEVAKRLEVDASLSKPFDLNDLRDVAARFASAHRDRASSRPPPPTR; via the coding sequence GTGAACCGAGTACCTCCCGCGGAGCGCTGTCCGATTCTCGTCGTCGACGACGACGCAGACGTGGTCACGCTCGCCCGGAAGGTGCTCGAGCACGCAGGATGGCTCGTCGAGGCGACGACCGATCCCCGACAGGCGCTGGAGATCGCGAAGCGCGTGAGGCCGTGCCTCGTGCTCGTCGATCTGATGATGCCCCACATGGACGGCGAAGAGCTGCTCTTCGCGCTGCGCGCGGCGTTCAAGGGCGACGCAATGCCGAAGATCGCGCTGATCAGCGCGGCGTACTCGCGCACCGAGGTCGCGAAGCGGCTCGAGGTCGACGCGTCGTTGTCGAAGCCGTTCGACCTGAACGATCTGCGCGACGTCGCGGCCCGCTTCGCGAGCGCCCATCGCGATCGAGCCAGCAGCCGTCCGCCTCCTCCGACCCGCTGA